GTTTGCCCGATCAAGCGCGTCCCGCACCAGAGTGCGTTCCGTGGTATCAAGGCGATCCTGCAATTGCGGCGCGTTAGAGCTTGCGGGCTGATGGGGTTCCCGTTCGTCATGCAACTCGTCTTCATGAAATTCGGCAGGCAGGAGTTCCGGGTAAATCATCTTTGCCGGATACAAAATGGTCAGCCGTTCGATCAGGTTCTTGAGTTCGCGTACATTCCCGCGCCAGCGATGTGCAAGCAAAATATCAACCGTTTCCAGTGCAAACTTGATCGGTTGGCATCCCTCGGCCTTTGCCTGTTTATCGGCAAAATGTTCGACCAGTTTGATGATGTCGTCACCCCGTTCCCGAAGGGCCGGGATATCAATGGTAATGACATTCAACCGATAGAACAGGTCTTCGCGGAAATTGCCTAGACGGACTTCTTCGGCAAGGTCGCGGTTGGTTGCCGCAATCACACGCACATCGGCCGATGCCGAATGCTCGCTGCCAACCGGGCGATAAGCACCATTTTCCAGAAAGTGCAGGAATTTCGCCTGCAGAGCCAGCGGAAGTTCGCCGATCTCGTCGAGAAACAGGCTGCCACCATCTGCGAGCTTTACCAGACCGGTACGTTTCTGATGGGCACCTGTATAGGAGCCTTTTTCCGCGCCAAAGAGTTCGGACTCAATCAGTTGCTCGGGCAATGCTGCGCAGTTCACCTCGATGAAGGCCCGCGATGATCGTGGGCTTTCGCCATGGATTGCACGTGCGACCAATGCCTTGCCAGTGCCGGACTCTCCCAGCAAAAGAATACGGCTGGCACTA
The Thalassospira xiamenensis M-5 = DSM 17429 DNA segment above includes these coding regions:
- a CDS encoding sigma-54-dependent transcriptional regulator; the encoded protein is MSQKIRILIVDDEESFVRSLSFALRTEGMDVTGVHSGEDAFLEVRKNQFDIILLDLRLPGADGMEVLNSIRNLDIDIPAIMISAHGDTRAAVKAVKLGAADYLSKPFELDELIHTINTVLDQNQTALELEYHRKRDVPANGLIGDCTVMSNLRTTIERVAKSSASRILLLGESGTGKALVARAIHGESPRSSRAFIEVNCAALPEQLIESELFGAEKGSYTGAHQKRTGLVKLADGGSLFLDEIGELPLALQAKFLHFLENGAYRPVGSEHSASADVRVIAATNRDLAEEVRLGNFREDLFYRLNVITIDIPALRERGDDIIKLVEHFADKQAKAEGCQPIKFALETVDILLAHRWRGNVRELKNLIERLTILYPAKMIYPELLPAEFHEDELHDEREPHQPASSNAPQLQDRLDTTERTLVRDALDRANGHKGRAAEILGISRHALKRRLQRLGLQ